One region of Priestia megaterium genomic DNA includes:
- a CDS encoding DinB family protein, giving the protein MNKLVFKQFEIGREYFLKIIGSVSKDQTDVQPDGFNNTIHWHTGHVLTVTEQTMFGFPHATTHLPANYMELFGNGTKPADWTGDVPTMDELMIQLKDQLSRIQQIPAEQLKDTLEKPFLGCKTFGELAGVTMMHEATHMGQIQAMKRIIEHVGVKN; this is encoded by the coding sequence ATGAACAAACTTGTATTCAAACAATTTGAAATCGGAAGGGAGTACTTCCTCAAAATCATAGGGTCTGTTTCTAAGGATCAAACTGATGTGCAGCCAGATGGTTTCAACAACACAATTCATTGGCATACAGGTCACGTTTTGACAGTTACTGAACAAACTATGTTTGGTTTTCCTCATGCAACAACTCATCTTCCAGCAAACTATATGGAATTGTTCGGGAATGGTACCAAACCAGCCGATTGGACGGGGGATGTACCTACTATGGATGAGCTTATGATACAGTTAAAGGATCAATTATCTCGTATTCAGCAAATTCCTGCTGAACAGCTAAAAGATACCTTGGAAAAGCCATTTCTGGGATGTAAAACCTTTGGAGAACTGGCGGGTGTTACAATGATGCATGAAGCAACTCATATGGGACAGATTCAGGCAATGAAGCGAATTATTGAACATGTGGGTGTGAAAAACTGA